GATAGTATTTTTAATAAGATAATTTATTTTGCAAATAAACTAGAGAAAAGTGATAACGTAAATAATAAAATTTATGATATTTTTAAAGAATATATGAATAAATATTAAATTTTTTAAAAGTTAATTTCACTAAAATATTAATCTAAAACTTAAATTAAATTAATCACAATAATAGATTTGTTGACTTTTATTAGTTATTAGTATAAATTTTAATTATAAGATTATGAGTTTAATAGAGAGCTTAAGTGTACTTAATGATAAAATAACAAAACTTTTTGATGATTATAAAAAGTTATCTTCAGAAAGGGATGAATTGGAAAAATATAAAAACGAGCTTGAAGAAGAAAATAAGAGATTAAGGCAGGAGAGAGATGAGATAAAAAAAAGGATTGAAGAGCTGATAAACAAAATACCTTAAAGAGGTGTTGAGCAAGTGAAGGTAAGAGAAGTAATAATATATGGTGATAAATACAGGTTGAGAACTGACGAAGATGATGAGCTGGTAAAGGAAGTTGCAGATTATCTAAACACCAAGATGAGAGAAGTTGAGAAGCATTCTAATATTTTGACAACCTCAAAGATTGCTGTACTGACAGCTTTTAATATAACTGCTGATTATATTAAGTTAAAGAATGAGTTAGAAAATAGTAATAAAATAATTGATGAACTAAATAGTAAATTAGAAGTTATACAGGCATAAAACCCCTGCAATACTCGTGATTGTGGAGGTAGTTTGGAGCCAACACCTCTTTAAAAGAGGATGATTTGGTTGTGGTGTGCGGACCTGTTAATTAACACAGGGGGCCTAAAGCAACCATGATTCCTCATATCCTGGTAAACCAGGGCTGCAAACAAACTTTACACACGGTATTGCGGGGGTTTTTTGTAAGGATTAATAATGATATTAGAAAAGGGATTAATAATAAATAATATAGATGATATATTGGGGCAAAAACACCTTTTTGGAAATTCTTCATTACTATATAATTTAATTAATAGTCGTGACTTTGATTCCTTATGCTTTTATGGCCCAACTGGAACAGGAAAGACCACTGCTGCAAAACTTATTAGTGGATATTTAGATTATACATTTTATAAGGTGCATGCCGCTACAACAAGTGTAAATGATATAAAAAAATTAATGAGTCCTCATTTGAGAGGAAAACTCTTGTTGATTATTGATGAAATACATCAGTTTAATAAAGCCCAACAAGGATTTCTTCTGGATTTTATTGACAATTTCAATGGAAAGTTAATTTTTACCTCTACTGAAAATCCCTACTTTAGCTTGATACCAGCTCTTAGATCAAGGAGTTTTATTTTTGAATTTTACCCTTTAAAGGAGGATGATTTAATAAAGATCTATAGAAAGGCTAAGTTGTTCTGGCTAAACAAAAATCCAAATATAGATGATATAATAATAAGTGAGAAAGATTTGCATAATATCGCGATAAATTCTAATGGTGATGTAAGGAGGTTTTTAAATATAATTGAGGCAGCCTTTTTGACAGGAGAGCTTATTAGAGAGAAGTTATATATTAGATCTGAAAAGATAAGCTCACAAATATGTAATAAAACCTTTACTGACGATGAGTATTATGATTTGTTATCAGCTCTTATAAAAAGCATAAGAGGCTCTGATCCTGATGGGGCTCTATTATGGGCTTTTAAGCTTATTGAATGCGGGATATCCCCAGAGGTAATTTTAAGAAGGCTTTTGATATCAGCATCAGAAGACATAGGCAATGCATACCCCGATGCTTTGATAATTGCAAATTCAGGGTATGAATCATTTGAAAAGGTTGGTATGCCTGAAGGTGCTATAATTATTGCTCATATTATAACATTTCTCGCATCTTGCCCAAAAAGTAATAGCTCATATGTTGCTTATAAAGAGGCAAAAAAATATCTAATGAATAACAATCCTTTACCCCCAGATAATATTAAGCATTTTTCTAAGGGCTATAAATATCCTTTTGATTATGGTGGTTTTGTTGTTCAAAATTATATAGATAGTAATACTATTTTTTACAAACCTTCAAATGATGGTTTTGAGGTAAAATTTTATAATAGATTAAAAAGGCTTTGGTCCAATATTAAAAACTATGAATAAAGAGCAGTTGAGAAAGATAATAAATATTAAAAGAAATAACTTAACAAAGGAGTATGTAGATAATATTAGCCAGCAAATTGTTGAAAGATTTTTGCATTATTTTGATAAATATTTCTCCTTTATTTTATATTGTGAAAAGGATAATGAAGTAAAAGCTTCCCCATTAATTAATATTTTATTGAGTAAAAAAAAGGTTATATATCTTCCAATATATGATAAAAATATATGTTCTTTTGGCAGAGTATTTGATTTCAGTGAGCTTGCTTTAAGCAAATATGGGATATTGGAGCCTAAGAATAGGTCTAATGTAGATCAAGTAGATGTAATAGTAGTTCCAGGTTTGGCGTATGATATAAGAGGTAATAGACTTGGTAGAGGCGCTGGGTTTTATGATAAGGTTTTAAAAAACTTAAAAGTTAAATTTAGGATAGCTTTTGCCTATGATTTTCAGGTTTTAGATAGTATACCCGCTGATGATTTGGATGAGCGTGTAGATTTTGTGATAACAGAGAAAAAAATTATAGGAGGTAGCAATGGGTGAGTTAATTGTTATAGTAGCTGTTATTGCTTTAGTGGCATTTGTTTCAATTTTAACATATAGAAAAATACAGTTAAAAAGAGAGTTGTTGCAAAATAAATATGCTAACGACATTATTGAAAATGCCAAAAGGGAAGCTAGGGAGATTATTAAGGAAGCAGAGATAAAATCAAAAGAATTAATGTTTCAAACTAAACAGGAATTAGATAAAGAGGAAAAGCAGATTAAAAAGGAATTGAATCAGCATGAAAAAAGACTTATTCAAAAAGAAGATGCATTAGATAGAAAACAGGATATTTTACAAAAGA
This sequence is a window from Deferribacterota bacterium. Protein-coding genes within it:
- the zapB gene encoding cell division protein ZapB, whose protein sequence is MSLIESLSVLNDKITKLFDDYKKLSSERDELEKYKNELEEENKRLRQERDEIKKRIEELINKIP
- a CDS encoding cell division protein ZapA, which produces MKVREVIIYGDKYRLRTDEDDELVKEVADYLNTKMREVEKHSNILTTSKIAVLTAFNITADYIKLKNELENSNKIIDELNSKLEVIQA
- a CDS encoding AAA family ATPase, translating into MILEKGLIINNIDDILGQKHLFGNSSLLYNLINSRDFDSLCFYGPTGTGKTTAAKLISGYLDYTFYKVHAATTSVNDIKKLMSPHLRGKLLLIIDEIHQFNKAQQGFLLDFIDNFNGKLIFTSTENPYFSLIPALRSRSFIFEFYPLKEDDLIKIYRKAKLFWLNKNPNIDDIIISEKDLHNIAINSNGDVRRFLNIIEAAFLTGELIREKLYIRSEKISSQICNKTFTDDEYYDLLSALIKSIRGSDPDGALLWAFKLIECGISPEVILRRLLISASEDIGNAYPDALIIANSGYESFEKVGMPEGAIIIAHIITFLASCPKSNSSYVAYKEAKKYLMNNNPLPPDNIKHFSKGYKYPFDYGGFVVQNYIDSNTIFYKPSNDGFEVKFYNRLKRLWSNIKNYE
- a CDS encoding 5-formyltetrahydrofolate cyclo-ligase, which produces MNKEQLRKIINIKRNNLTKEYVDNISQQIVERFLHYFDKYFSFILYCEKDNEVKASPLINILLSKKKVIYLPIYDKNICSFGRVFDFSELALSKYGILEPKNRSNVDQVDVIVVPGLAYDIRGNRLGRGAGFYDKVLKNLKVKFRIAFAYDFQVLDSIPADDLDERVDFVITEKKIIGGSNG